ACAGAAAAAGATTTAAATGTACTGTATCTGTCCCAATAGTGTCCCCATGTAGAAAATTCTGTAAAGGTACGGTAATACgagcagcaaaatcgtacAACTTTTGTGGCAGCATTGCTGCAAAAAAGTTTGTAAGTGACGTTGCACATTATACTACTGGCGCGACAATTTTTGTCGCAGCAAAAGTCGAAAAAGTTTGCTGCAGAAAGTAGAAGATGGTTCTACTTTTTGTAACAAAACTCAGAGATGTAGTCTGTATTACTACATTAACTCAACTTGTCTCACATCAAAAAGATGTAAAGCATACGCAAGCAGTTGCAATAAGGTATGTGATTGGTTAAACAAAAGTCACACATCAGTGTTACGCGGCAAAAATCGGATGGCGGATCAACAGCAAGAACAAGTCTATTTTTGCAGCGACAAAAGTTGTTGCGCTGGTAGAAACAGGTGCAACATCGCCTTCAAACTATTTGTGGAAATGCTGTCACAAAAGCTGTACGATTTTAATTCTCGTATTACCGTACGCTAAGGGGTCCCATGTTTTTATTGCATTGCCGTCCATTTTAGCAATGCGGGCGCTCTTTCTACGGGCTTACTGcagtttttaatattttgtgaGCTCTTGCCGACATTTCTTTGCGAGGTGCAGACCAATCAACCAGTATCAAAGGTAATTTGGTAAGTTTGAATAATTGGAAGCCAGAAAGTGGCTAAGCAGTTGAAAATTGTTGTCAAGAGTTTGCAGATTATTGGAAATGGCGGTAAGAATGATAAAAAGATTTCCCCAAaatcaaagtaaaaaaagttGTCTACAACTAATTGTCTAGTTGACTAAattgcaatattttctaatcaataatttttttatgttgatCGGGACATTCATTTAGCACTTAATCAAAATGCACACCAATGCTTGTACTAACAAATTAACATTCTTATCCATTGCTTAATCCATTAAATGCCTTTTTGTCAACTAGTTTGCGATCAGCTGAGCTACTAGGCTTTCACAAACCATTTATTTTACAGATTCCTCCATGCATATGCAGACCACCTTATATTTTCTACAGTTTGTAGTTCTCTAAGTCATAAGATTCTTTGTGATTGTCTGTTTAGGATAATGTACTTTTCTCTGGTTATTGTTTCACTTGCAGGACATCTCTGATGAGTCGCTACATGTGGCAATGGGACAGGAGCAGTGGGCTTGATTCAGACTCGGAGGAAGACCTTCTTGACCGCAAACACTTACAAGAATTTATACGTGCAACGCATCACCACCATGTGAATCCAAGCTAAATACATTATAGATTAAGTTTGTGCAATTGCAGGGTGAAAGCAGTTATCACAACTAATGGCACAGAGCCATTGTCGGAAAATGTTCTCTGGAGGGGGTTGTCTCCTAGTTTTTTTAGGGAGTAAGATTCCTTTTCTACTTTGGGAAGGGGTGTGGGCATGGGGGGCTGCCATGCTGTAGTGATACACACATCTTGCCGACTTTGTTAGTCTGATGTGTACATTATAAGTAGTTAGCACATTTGTAGTTACTTTTGGTCCCACACAGTTGTACATAGTTGATCAAAAGTTCACCATAAGTCAAAACGCTTAGAAACCTGTGTTTGATTGTAAATTTTGTATAGTTGTTGGGGTGCATTTCATTCTGCTCACAGTCATTGAACATGTCTTTAAAACATTCTAAGTTTCCAACTTACAAAGTTAGCTAGTATTTGTGTTGATATTTTTATATAGATAACAACAGAAGTGAAGGACATTTTTAAGACTCAAATTGATATCTTAGATTTCATAAATTATGTTGTTCACCTTACATCCTAGTGAATCATAGGGAACCCAGGGTGTAGGGTTCAAGCAATGCAGAGACAAGAAAAATGAGGGGAATGTGGGGGTGTTGATTCTGCTCAACATCTTCCCTCTACTTACAACCAAAACTCTTCTTTGCAAATACTTGCTATGTTTTCCGTGAATGGTAGCTTACAGAGTCCATTATCACAGTTAATATTAACTGTGACTATCGTAAGTGACAAGCTCAGATACTGCCATTGGTTAACAGATcttttatataaatatatatatactatttGTGTCTTGCCCTGGATGCTTTTTATAGCTTCTAATGGTTAATTTAAATGTAATGTGAGTAATTTCAGAATTCCATTGGTAGAGTTATTCAATTGTATTTTAATTTGCCGTACCATTGGTTCTGTAGCATTTATATATTATAAATTCACAATTTACTTATGTACTTTAAAGACTAGCATACAGCTGGAAGCTGATCTTAAAGAAGGTTCCAATATTCTCATCATATATTCTACTTTTTAATTATGTGGAATAGCAGGTGTGTTAGACTGTTCAAGTGGGCTGCTGGCAAAGCATAATATCAAGTATGGAAGATATGTTGAAAGTGAATAAATCATGAGGCATGTTACTTTTCAAAGATTGGCGAAATGTCATTTGTGGTGGACTTTTGAAGATCAGCTGTCATAAGAAACACATATTTGCATAATTAAAAATGTTTATCTCTGATCCCAGTAACACCTTGAATTTTGTTGTTCACATACATCCACCCACAGAATATTTCAAATAGCCTTTTTAGTCCTatcttttagaaaaaaagcttCTACCACAACCAATGATCTTTCTCTTATAAATGCTGTTCACCACACACACAAAGCTATCCCTTAGAgtaaaaattgatttttctGACGATCACTTCCTTCTTTTGTTATGGGAGTACCCCAACCTATCCAATAGATCTTTTAATCTGATAAAAGCCAATAGATTTTGGTACTTCTAAAACTCATTCATTTTCTATAGCAATTTCGTCCTACCATTATAAAACAAAAGCCCAGTGTGTCCATCTCTCTTTTCAGGGGCGGCGGAGTGGTCTCATAagtggaagggtgggggggggggcaaaagttggggggaggggtggttggtggtttcagggggtggggtgggtggtggttccaaatcctatttataagaacagggattttaaactgttcaacaaatttgttgtcggttgcaTATATAGCACTTGAAACccgttggtttaaaaaatgttcaTATATCTAAAGAAACATCCGCTCACTTTCcagagtgggggggggggggggggctggcgCTACCCCTTCTGCCGCCTATATTTGCCTTTATCTTTTTCTGTAATAGATTTATTTAGTAGCCTCTGGAATAGTCCACAATATAGTTCATACGTTTCTTGGCTTCATACAATTCCAGGTTGTCTGCAAACACCCTTGCTGTCTGTGGAAAGACATAAAAATACATTcaatttttatatattattcttaattttctgtatttattatttaaattttcaatCATCTGCGTCTTACCTGATCAGCAAATGACCATCCAGACACATGCGGGGTTATCACAACATTGTCCATCCCCCAGAGTTCGCTGTCCTGGGACAATGGTTCCTTTTCAAACACATCCAGAATGGCACCAGACAACCAGTGTTCTTTGAGAGCATGAACTAAGCTTTTCTCATCAATAACATCTCCACGTCCAACATTTATAAATACTGGCTTGTTGTTCATACACTTTTTAAGCACATCACCAGAAAGCAGGTATCTtgtgctaggtgtgctagggaGAATGTTGCAAATGTAATGGCAGGAACAAAGCAGATCCTCTAGACTGTTGGGTGTTATATACTTATCCACATTGGCTGGGGGAGTATTCCGGGGTGTTCGACCCATGCCCCATGTTATCATGCCAAACGTCTTAGCAACTCTAGCTAACTCCTTGCCAATTTCCCCAATGCCAAGAATTCCAAGATTAAGCCCATGAAGAGATCGGCATGACACATTCTGTAGCCTGGTAAATATCAATAAACTGCATCATTACAGAAAGGGCATGCAAGGAATGGAAGGATAAATTGCCTGATGCTCATCTCCATACAATGACCCAGAGAACAAAACATAAAGAGTAAATATCAACCCTTTTAGTTTTTCAGGGAGTATCAAGATCTACTCCCTATTTCTTACATAACGcaccttaaaaaaatacagtcaacatggtaaaatataaacatatatatatattaaaaatacCAATTCATTAATAATTACCAAattcttttttcttgatttctagCCATCAATAGAAAGTCTTTTTCTCTTGCTATAACTTGTCCAATGACATACTCAGCCATGTAATGACCCAACACTCCACCAAATCGGGTAATAATGAACTTTGGTGG
The sequence above is a segment of the Nematostella vectensis chromosome 2, jaNemVect1.1, whole genome shotgun sequence genome. Coding sequences within it:
- the LOC5514331 gene encoding uncharacterized protein in proB 3'region gives rise to the protein MASAGRMGRIVHVFSEIENILVELNRACPTVEFVQVDSSGARNEVISKLEKAEVLLGDSHILSDYPNYLPNLKWLQLTFAGVDAVIKSLAAPPKFIITRFGGVLGHYMAEYVIGQVIAREKDFLLMARNQEKRIWLQNVSCRSLHGLNLGILGIGEIGKELARVAKTFGMITWGMGRTPRNTPPANVDKYITPNSLEDLLCSCHYICNILPSTPSTRYLLSGDVLKKCMNNKPVFINVGRGDVIDEKSLVHALKEHWLSGAILDVFEKEPLSQDSELWGMDNVVITPHVSGWSFADQTARVFADNLELYEAKKRMNYIVDYSRGY